One genomic region from Cardiocondyla obscurior isolate alpha-2009 linkage group LG01, Cobs3.1, whole genome shotgun sequence encodes:
- the LOC139104940 gene encoding calcium and integrin-binding protein 1, translated as MGAGKSQFTEEELQDYQDLTYFTKKEVLHAHQKFKALAPEKVGHNKNAKLPMSKILQYPELRVNPFGDRICKVFSSSQDGDCTFEDFLDMMSVFSDAAPKAVKAEHAFRIFDFDGDDMLGVGDLRQVVDRLTAPQRLNDSDIQQLLQFILDEADLDDDGALSFAEFEHIIEKNSDFSKSFRIRL; from the exons ATGGGTGCAGGAAAAAGTCAATTTACGGAAGAGGAGTTGCAGGACTATCAG GATTTAACATACTTTACTAAGAAAGAAGTTTTACA tGCACATCAAAAATTCAAGGCACTTGCTCCAGAAAAAGTTGGACATAATAAGAATGCAAAACTGCCAATGTCCAAGATTTTGCAGTATCCTGAATTGAGAGTAAATCCTTTTGGTGACAGGATTTGCAAAGTTTTCAGCTCTAGTCAGGATGGCGACTGCACCTTTGAAGACTTCCTGGACATGATGTCAGTATTCAGTGATGCTGCTCCAAAAGCTGTAAAGGCAGAACATGCATTTAGAATATtcg atTTCGACGGTGACGATATGCTTGGCGTAGGAGACTTACGACAAGTAGTCGACAGATTGACAGCTCCCCAAAGATTAAATGACAGTGACATACAGCAGCTTCTTCAATTTATTCTCGATGAAGCTGATTTGGACGACGACGGCGCGCTCAGTTTCGCCGAATTTGAACATATTATAGAGAAAAACAGCGACTTTTCTAA gAGTTTTCGAattcgtttataa
- the Ints4 gene encoding integrator complex subunit 4 — MAALIKKRVLAEFNQSQAIVNEPPTKRLKTLRLLSTSGSKNGTDSSSALAYIECLEKCKSGNDALQLLVRISDAIAYIAPEDVPIAVKKLAERFAVEKEVAVRAKIFWVFAELGEVTPDTLEKAKIINETAELLRNEESHRVKSQGLATLLKLGDYQRALVLKIAQEHLPDTWHGVQTRCLSIIGRYLTANAADDTLALIGNYARSQDPRVRAQAFETMAELHSHRGCRLPASFFKEACAALRDDYEIVRRAVLKLIWLLGREYPESIVMGFDGDDVRMVDCAFSQICSLMGDLSPRVRASAMSLLGTMKSVSRRYIEQALDKKQKIIDADKPEVEEKSGSCGAFIHGLEDEFLEVRTAAVEALCMLSLEQPSISRISLDFMVDMFNDEIQDVRLRAIESLKKMSASVTLQEDQLETILGALEDFSGEVREGLHAMLAASHLATTNCLYMCVNRLLDNLTRYPQDRESIRSCLAALGASHPYLTLPLVPQLLGRHPFFDTPEPDVDEPSYASVLVLIFNAASHCPSMHALFTEHASKHYHYLRDTMPHLVPRLRPALTSGSGIKMEDMDDEENRDQRGREFLEKMVIGIENARPGGRVHTQLLETAAIDLDRLAAMDHHMEGAARFTALYIRCMLLLKSVLKECSVSSTTSISANSMPNTSNNIFVLLQYTQKLQRLFSGLGENDITLANDMWLKALAIELIKVTKGATGSALPLARYFLSEADGLPQDTSRLPPFSRALVLQIPTLTDVKPGSLTRLLLPLLLTPLVQGEERLPRPSATTRFCRAHIEEPRGDADAALKFTGGLLLGIPLNAKILNLRDPSTLRIKLRHPDQQVQLLLPRHSDLRMQPSDQKDYRLRTTVLLSHQVWMEPCNVEISLALLLPSSSICTHPPVDDPCVIDLCKPTKVSISPKAIKRGI; from the exons ATGgcagctttaattaaaaaacgagtACTAGCTGAATTTAATCAAAGTCAAGCG ATTGTTAATGAGCCGCCAACAAAACGACTAAAGACTCTGCGGCTATTATCAACGTCTGGCTCAAAAAACGGCACCGACAGCAGCTCGGCATTAGCTTACATAGAATGCCTGGAGAAATGCAAGAGTGGAAACGATGCGTTACAGTTACTAGTTCGTATTTCGGATGCTATAGCATATATAGCACCCGAGGATGTTCCCATTGCCGTTAAGAAACTGGCGGAAAGATTTGCAGTTGAGAAAGAAGTTGCAGTTAGGGCCAAAATTTTCTGGGTATTTGCTGAGTTAGGAGAAGTAACACCTGATACATTGGAGAAggctaaaattattaacgaaacAGCTGAACTTCTGAGGAATGAGGAGTCACATAGAGTTAAAAGCCAGGGATTAGCGACGCTATTGAAGTTAGGAGATTATCAAAG AGCACTGGTACTAAAGATTGCACAGGAACATCTGCCTGACACTTGGCATGGTGTTCAAACACGATGTCTTTCGATCATTGGACGTTATTTAACAGCAAATGCTGCAGATGACACTTTAGCATTAATTGGAAATTACGCTCGTTCTCAAGATCCACGGGTTCGTGCTCAAGCTTTTGAAACTATGGCAGAATTACATTCTCACAGAGGTTGCAGGCTTCCAGCAAGCTTTTTTAAAGAAGCCTGCGCAGCTCTTCGCGATGATTACGAGATAGTACGTCGAGCCGTTTTGAAACTCATTTGGCTTTTGGGTCGGGAGTATCCAGAGAG TATTGTTATGGGATTTGATGGAGATGATGTACGTATGGTAGACTGTGCTTTTTCACAAATTTGTAGTCTTATGGGTGATTTATCACCTCGTGTGAGAGCTTCAGCCATGTCTCTCTTAGGAACCATGAAAAGCGTATCGCGTCGTTATATAGAACAAGCTTtagataaaaaacaaaaaataatcgatGCAGACAAACCCGAAGTTGAAGAGAAAAGCGGATCTTGCGGAGCATTCATTCACGGTCTAGAAGATGAATTTTTAGAA gtaaGAACAGCTGCAGTTGAAGCACTCTGCATGCTTTCGTTAGAACAACCGAGTATATCTAGAATTTCATTAGACTTTATGGTTGATATGTTTAACGATGAAATTCAGGATGTCAGATTAAGAGCTATcgaatctttaaaaaaaatgtctgcGAGCGTTACTCTTCAAGAAGACCAACTGGAAACAATTTTAGGCGCGCTGGAAGATTTCTCTGGAGAAGTGAGAGAAGGCTTACACGCTATGCTAGCTGCTAGTCATCTCGCCACCACAAATTGTCTTTACATGTGCGTCAATCGTCTGTTAGATAATTTAACTCGATATCCTCAGGACAGGGAAAGTATCAGAAGTTGTTTAGCAGCATTAGGCGCATCACATCCGTACTTAACGTTGCCTTTAGTACCACAACTTCTTGGTCGGCATCCTTTTTTCGATACACCCGAACCAGATGTGGACGAGCCATCtt ATGCAAGCGTGCTTGTTTTAATCTTCAATGCCGCGTCGCATTGTCCAAGCATGCATGCTCTGTTTACAGAACATGCTTCCAAGCATTATCACTATTTACGAGATACAATGCCACATTTAGTTCCACGATTACGACCGGCACTTACAAGCGGCTcaggaataaaaatggaagATATGGATGACGAAGAAAATAGAGATCAACGTGGTCGTGAGTTCTTAGAGAAGATGGTAATTGGAATCGAAAATGCTAGACCGGGAGGGAGAGTTCACACGCAACTTTTGGAGACCGCGGCCATTGATCTTGATCGCTTGGCGGCGATGGATCATCACATGGAAGGAGCAGCACGTTTCACCGCTTTATACATTCGTTGCATGTTGCTGTTAAAATCCGTTCTTAAAGAGTGCTCTGTATCTTCAACAACGTCTATTTCGGCAAACTCAATGCCAAATACCAgcaacaatatttttgttcttctTCAGTACACGCAGAA ATTGCAGCGTTTATTTAGTGGATTAGGCGAGAATGATATTACTTTAGCTAATGATATGTGGCTAAAAGCATTGGCTATAGAATTAATCAAGGTGACTAAAGGTGCGACCGGCAGCGCGTTACCACTGGCTCGTTATTTTTTGTCGGAAGCTGATGGTCTTCCTCAAGATACGTCAAGGCTACCGCCGTTCTCCAGAGCTCTAGTTCTACAAATACCTACTTTGACAGATGTGAAGCCAGGTTCTTTAACGCGACTCTTGCTGCCACTACTTCTAACACCATTAGTGCAAGGGGAAGAACGATTGCCGAGACCATCAGCGACGACACGATTTTGCCGAGCGCATATTGAAGAACCGAGGGGTGACGCTGATGCTGCACTGAAATTTACGGGCGGCCTTTTACTGGGAATTCCTTTAAATGccaaaatattgaatttacgCGATCCCTCTACTTTACGAATAAAGCTGAGACATCCGGATCAACAAGTGCAATTACTGCTACCACGACATTCGGATCTACGTATGCAGCCATCCGATCAGAAAGATTACAGACTCAGGACAACGGTTCTTTTGTCACATCAAGTGTGGATGGAGCCTTGTAACGTAGAAATTTCTCTAGCATTATTATTACCTTCATCTTCGATTTGCACGCATCCACCTGTAGACGATCCATGTGTAATCGATTTATGTAAACCTACCAAAGTATCGATTTCACCGAAAGCTATTAAAAGAGGCATAtga
- the LOC139104972 gene encoding oligosaccharyltransferase complex subunit OSTC yields MEYIYRLPFLVLEVPNLKLKRPSWFVKPSAMVVFSFILLSYFLVTGGIIYDVIVEPPSVGSTTDEHGHTRPVAFMPYRVNGQYIMEGLASSFLFTMGGLGFIILDQTHGPSTPKLNRVLLICVGFLSILVSFTACWIFMKMKLPGYLQS; encoded by the exons ATGGAGTACATTTACCGGTTACCGTTCTTAGTCCTAGAAGTGCCTAACTTGAAGTTGAAAAGACCGTCCTGGTTCGTGAAGCCTAGCGCTATGGTAGTTTTCTCCTTCATCTTGCTGTCATATTTCCTAGTGACAGGAG gaATTATATATGATGTAATTGTCGAGCCACCTAGTGTAGGATCTACAACTGATGAACATGGTCACACAAGACCT GTAGCATTTATGCCTTATCGTGTGAATGGGCAGTATATCATGGAAGGTTTGGCCTCTAGTTTCTTGTTTACAATGGGAGGCTTGGGCTTTATCATACTAGATCAAACACATGGTCCATCAACACCAAAGCTTAACAGAGTTCTTCTAATATGTGTGGGATTTCTCAGTATACTTGTGTCATTTACTGCATGTTGGATATTTATGAAGATGAAACTTCC tggGTATCTGCAATCCTAA
- the LOC139104823 gene encoding aminomethyltransferase, mitochondrial, with protein sequence MLRFAVCGRFVICDNLEKCLNTLGGIRDTCSVNTTLRVKEKLGGSNCLIDSVFRNRSSILCENRWTSSTSTVSKARKTCLYDLHVERQGKIVDFAGWLLPVQYREAIAASHLHTRSLASLFDVGHMLQTQVSGENAAEYLESLTTCDLKRLKKGAATLTIFTNDKGGILDDLIITKDDENKYFVVSNAGRRNEDKQLLLERQEDFKKIDKNVYVDFLDPLERGLVALQGPTAAAVLQSLVEIDLQTLKFMNSVKTKVSGSIVRITRCGYTGEDGFEISVHANDAIGLVERILEVPDVKLAGLGARDSLRLEAGLCLYGHDINEDTTPVEADLTWLVAKRRRAETNFPGAQQILKQIKTGATKKRVGLLLGQGPPAREGAPILTPEGERVGRVTSGGPSPTLGRPIAMGYMPPDLAQFGGGVLVEVRGKTYKGTVTKLPFVKAKYYTAK encoded by the exons ATGCTTCGTTTCGCTGTTTGCGGCAGATTCGTTATCTGCGACAATCTCGAGAAATGTCTAAACACTCTGGGAGGCATACGCGACACCTGCAGTGTTAACACAACATTGAGAGTTAAGGAGAAACTAGGTGGCTCTAATTGTTTGATCGATTCCGTATTTCGTAACAGAAGCTCGATTCTCTGTGAAAATCGTTGGACCTCGTCAACGTCGACTGTCAGTAAAGCCCGCAAGACCTGTCTCTACGACCTTCATGTGGAAAGACAAG gTAAAATCGTCGATTTTGCCGGATGGCTACTACCGGTGCAATACCGAGAAGCAATAGCTGCGTCTCACCTACACACAAGATCCCTAGCGTCGCTTTTCGACGTCGGTCATATGCTACAAACGCAAGTATCTGGCGAAAATGCTGCAGAGTATTTGGAATCTCTAACTACATGTGATCTCAAGAGACTGAAAAAGGGCGCTGCGACGTTGACTATTTTTACTAATGACAAGGGAGGAATCCTAGACGACCTCATAATTACCAAGGACGACGAAAATAAGTACTTTGTGGTGTCTAATGCTGGTAGGCGGAACGAGGACAAGCAACTTCTCTTGGAACGTCAG GAGGACTTCAAAAAAATTGACAAGAATGTGTATGTTGACTTCTTGGATCCCTTAGAGAGAGGTCTAGTAGCTCTTCAAGGTCCTACTGCAGCAGCTGTCCTTCAATCACTAGTAGAAATCGATCTTCAAACTCTGAAATTTATGAACAGTGTGAAAACAAAGGTGTCTGGAAGTATTGTCAGGATTACACGATGTGGATACACTGGCGAAGATGGTTTTGAGATATCTGTACATGCAAATGATGCAATTGGCCTGGTCGAGAGGATTTTGGAAGTTCCTGATGTGAAGTTGGCTGGTCTTGGAGCCAGAGATAGCTTGAG ACTAGAAGCTGGGCTCTGCCTATACGGTCACGATATCAACGAGGACACCACGCCAGTTGAAGCCGACCTCACATGGCTAGTCG cGAAACGACGAAGGGCGGAAACAAACTTCCCAGGGGCGCAACAAATACTTAAGCAGATCAAGACCGGAGCAACAAAGAAACGAGTTGGATTGTTATTGGGCCAAGGGCCACCTGCCAGAGAAGGTGCGCCCATATTGACACCGGAAGGGGAGCGAGTGGGCAGAGTCACTTCTGGAGGGCCAAGTCCAACCCTAGGCCGACCAATCGCCATGGGATACATGCCGCCCGATTTAGCACAATTCGGCGGCGGAGTGCTAGTCGAAGTACGAGGAAAAACGTACAAGGGCACTGTGACGAAGCTGCCCTTTGTAAAAGCCAAGTATTACACCGCGAAATGA